GCTCTTGCCCGAACCGGACGGGCCCATCACCGCCGTGAAGCTCCCGCGCGGGATGCTCACCGACACCTCGCGAAGGGCCGCCACCGCGCTCTGGCCCCTGCCGTAGATCTTGCTCACCGACTCCAACCGCACCACGTCTGTCATGACCACAAGCCTGCTGACCTGCGGCAGCACAGACCAGAGACGCGATCACCCGTCGACCATGACCTCGTCATGATCCGGACACTGGTAGACATATGCCTGTGATTCGCGTGCTGCTGGCAGAGGACCAGCACGTCATCAGAGGCGCCCTGGTCGCGCTGCTCGGCCTCGAAGCGGACCTCGACGTGGTCGCCGCCGTGGAGTCGGGCGACCAGGTCGTCGCCGCCGCGCTGGCGCACCGGCCCGACGTCGCGGTGCTCGACATCGACATGCCCGGCGCGATCGACGGACTGGACGCCGCCGGGGAGCTGCGCGCCAGGCTGCCGGCCTGCCGCACGCTCATGCTGACCGGCTACGGCAAGCCCGGGCACCTGCGGCGGGCGCTGGACGCCCGGGTCGACGGGTTCATGCTGAAGACCGTGCCGCCCGAGGAACTGGCCGCCGCGATCCGCAAGGTGGCGGCGGGGGAGCGGGTGCTCGACCCCTCGCTGGCCGTCACGGCGTGGGACCTGGCCGACAACCCGCTCACGCCCAGGGAGGCGGACGTGCTGCGCCTCGCCGCCGACGGCGCGGAGGCGACCGAGATCGCCACCAGGCTCTTCCTGAGCGTGGGGACCGTGCGCAACTAC
This window of the Nonomuraea africana genome carries:
- a CDS encoding response regulator transcription factor → MIRVLLAEDQHVIRGALVALLGLEADLDVVAAVESGDQVVAAALAHRPDVAVLDIDMPGAIDGLDAAGELRARLPACRTLMLTGYGKPGHLRRALDARVDGFMLKTVPPEELAAAIRKVAAGERVLDPSLAVTAWDLADNPLTPREADVLRLAADGAEATEIATRLFLSVGTVRNYLTAIVAKLNARNRTDAARIAREAGWI